In the Thalassophryne amazonica unplaced genomic scaffold, fThaAma1.1, whole genome shotgun sequence genome, one interval contains:
- the nepro gene encoding nucleolus and neural progenitor protein, whose protein sequence is VEQCINRLKDMKLDAALQDLIDLCPEKLQRTLNIQAGEGDVPSQPMLEWLCLKILGAAQLMSCSLSRCSRAFILAKQQMRYEFALLNMVITSMLSRLWVIFRGILASLSSLYQELLLFHKEVAQAQAMPFLKGFSLPEDVSQFLGPSRAFLLTNKGMLGLGTKSRKVKQQKWENSLDQFNNNQITYITEDLGVAVDRGLFLDPDMKPFIKVVRNLTQETRDTEKQRFRKKLTEATTFTDMSTLLEEMILWCKCEDMGKEKRLLQFLHLKCQKLKIQETAGCSVHRKLEIFRQKVCWVFSSSGSVPRTHLRFAGWTSAHRRTCFLRRKFRSTLIRKKLLERRRTRTESSVLGHDQESVATCAAILHTTNNNNNNEIDDIFASLGL, encoded by the exons AACGCTAAACATCCAGGCTGGTGAGGGTGACGTACCAAGTCAACCCATGCTGGAGTGGCTTTGTCTCAAAATTTTGGGAGCCGCCCAGCTGATGAGCTGCTCACTGAGTCGATGCAGCAGAGCTTTCAT ACTCGCAAAGCAGCAAATGAGATATGAGTTTGCACTCTTAAATATGGTTATAACTAGCATGCTCAGCCGTCTGTG GGTGATTTTCCGAGGTATCCTGGCCAGCCTGTCCAGTCTGTACCAGGAGCTTCTGCTGTTCCATAAAGAAGTTGCCCAAGCACAGGCTATGCCTTTCCTCAAAGGCTTTTCCCTGCCAGAAGATGTGTCTCAATTCTTGGGTCCCTCACGTGCCTTTTTATTGACAAACAAGGGCATGCTGGGACTTGGTACGAAAAGCCGCAAAGTAAAGCAACAGAAGTGGGAGAATTCATTGGATCAGTTCAACAACAACCAAATCACATACATTACAGAAGACCTGGGTGTTGCTGTTGACAGAG GTTTGTTTCTTGACCCTGACATGAAGCCTTTCATCAAGGTTGTTAGGAATTTAACACAG GAAACACGTGACACTGAAAAACAAAGGTTCAGGAAAAAACTGACAGAAGCTACAACTTTCACAGACATGTCAACTCTTCTAGAAGAAATGatcctgtggtgcaaatgtgaggATATGGGGAAGGAAAAACGCCTCCTACAATTCCTCCATTTGAAGTGCCAGAAGCTGAAGATCCAAGAGACAGCGGGTTGTAG TGTCCACAGAAAGTTAGAGATTTTCAGACAGAAAGTTTGCTGGGTTTTCTCTTCGTCTGGGTCAGTGCCACGGACACATTTGCGGTTTGCAGGATGGACAAGTGCACACCGGAGAACTTGTTTTCTCAGGCGGAAGTTTAGATCAACTCTCATCAGAAAGAAACTGTTGGAGAGACGAAGGACAAGGACAGAATCATCAGTGTTGGGACATGACCAAGAAAGTGTGGCAACATGTGCAGCTATACTTCACACcaccaacaataataataataatgaaattgaTGATATATTTGCTAGTTTGGGTTTGTGA